In Bacteroidales bacterium, the following are encoded in one genomic region:
- a CDS encoding AAA family ATPase, which produces MITSIFLRHFKIYKGITFIPISEGVGFSSLIGENGVGKSSVLEAIDCILNKKNNDWPINNEAKNEGVGGDNFPYIAPVFLIKKSKLKNTKTADQELYEKAEKLSNFIWNNNLKTKSKSSSEFNSHKSELKKSYNKEDYFLLIVGKKHNDNSIYFGGYQNYIDFVGESPAIKSSDEEIQNYFKGFYDYLISHYSYLYIPVETDVFTYTKLETVEMQKLMDKNIQDEIVKAIRPGTLRQINKDLNSFVKDVESILEEYEYKGYHKNSLTMPDLVSKIIEAYFSIKVLNKKPKTGTKLIPVSELSSGEKRKALIDVAYSFLFNNQNTDSNIILAVDEPEASLHISACYDQFEKLFSLSKNKHQIIVSTHWYGFLPIVLNGSATSIRKNTSNETSADFFNLYNYRETITQDKKKSKGPLPIDYNIKSYNDLVQSILFSILKEEPYNWLVCEGLSEKIYFEIIFKNEIENNKLRILPLGSFKEVRKLYNNLLSPIKDPDY; this is translated from the coding sequence ATGATAACATCAATATTTCTAAGACATTTCAAAATTTATAAGGGAATTACCTTTATTCCAATTTCAGAAGGAGTTGGATTTTCTAGTTTAATAGGAGAAAATGGTGTTGGAAAAAGTTCTGTTTTAGAAGCAATTGATTGTATCTTAAACAAAAAGAATAACGATTGGCCTATTAACAATGAAGCTAAGAATGAAGGCGTTGGTGGCGATAACTTCCCTTATATCGCACCAGTATTTTTGATTAAAAAAAGCAAATTAAAAAACACAAAAACAGCAGACCAAGAACTTTATGAGAAAGCTGAAAAGCTTTCAAATTTTATTTGGAATAATAACTTAAAAACCAAGTCTAAAAGTTCCTCTGAATTTAATAGCCATAAGTCAGAGTTAAAAAAATCTTACAATAAAGAAGATTACTTTTTACTAATTGTAGGTAAAAAACATAACGACAACTCAATATACTTTGGTGGTTATCAAAATTATATAGATTTTGTTGGGGAAAGCCCCGCTATTAAATCTAGTGACGAAGAAATTCAGAATTACTTCAAAGGATTTTATGACTACTTAATTTCTCATTATTCTTATTTATATATACCTGTTGAAACGGATGTCTTTACTTATACCAAATTAGAAACTGTAGAAATGCAGAAACTAATGGATAAAAACATACAAGATGAAATTGTAAAAGCTATTAGACCTGGCACCCTAAGACAGATTAATAAGGATTTAAATAGTTTTGTTAAAGATGTGGAAAGTATTTTGGAAGAGTATGAATATAAAGGTTATCATAAAAATAGCCTTACAATGCCCGACCTAGTCTCTAAAATAATAGAAGCTTATTTTTCTATAAAAGTTCTAAATAAAAAGCCGAAAACTGGGACAAAATTAATTCCTGTAAGTGAATTGAGCTCAGGCGAAAAAAGAAAAGCTCTTATAGATGTTGCATATTCTTTTCTTTTCAATAATCAAAACACTGATTCTAATATAATTTTGGCAGTAGACGAGCCCGAAGCTTCTTTACATATTTCAGCTTGTTATGACCAATTTGAGAAATTATTTAGTTTAAGCAAGAACAAACATCAAATTATTGTATCAACACATTGGTATGGATTCTTACCTATTGTTTTAAATGGAAGTGCTACTTCGATCAGAAAAAACACTTCAAATGAAACGTCAGCAGATTTTTTCAATCTATACAATTACAGAGAAACAATTACTCAAGATAAGAAAAAATCTAAAGGACCTTTACCTATTGATTATAATATAAAGAGTTACAACGACCTAGTCCAATCAATCTTATTTTCCATTCTAAAAGAAGAGCCATATAATTGGTTAGTATGTGAAGGTCTTTCAGAAAAAATATATTTTGAGATAATTTTTAAAAATGAGATTGAAAACAACAAGCTTAGAATACTTCCTTTAGGTTCTTTTAAAGAAGTTCGAAAATTATACAACAATCTTTTATCACCAATAAAAGACCCTGATTATTAA
- a CDS encoding tyrosine-type recombinase/integrase, with protein sequence MRNPVITLANHTHHGKPVVSLRFEKDYGLISKVKTLKGAAWSQSQGFWYIPREGFSLNEVFEALKDVAWVDYSAIENDKILSDKGAMEITSNSSSNASTKSDEDKYVDVLCNEKEKTFYLALPFALKEQFKKLEGAWWHPKLKQWSAIDTEENREQLRALLQESGLKLEFKIAEGKKRTQVKTPKLVNPVMPNKKFIRHMQLENKAASTMKQYAWYVKWFLTVNRGAEIDNNPGEMVKRFLHEEVLNRGYGKTSQNLALSALQNYYRIVYNIDLHAEAIPRPKQKRPLPKVLSEEEFIKIYKQCHNQKHQIVLKLMYGCGLRRNEVCTLKTEDVNIDRELIFVKGKGGKYRPINPGKRLIEDMKEYQKNYSPGEYLIEGQGGGTYSGTSIAKIIERLSEKAGLKRKVTPHMLRHTFATHHMEKGTELRLIQEALGHASSKTTEIYTRVSRNSIKKMRNLLDDLEI encoded by the coding sequence ATGAGGAATCCTGTCATCACATTGGCTAACCACACCCACCACGGCAAACCTGTGGTAAGCCTGCGTTTTGAGAAGGATTACGGCCTCATCAGCAAAGTAAAAACGCTCAAAGGAGCTGCCTGGAGCCAGAGCCAAGGGTTTTGGTACATTCCCCGTGAAGGATTTAGTTTGAATGAAGTTTTTGAGGCTCTAAAGGATGTGGCTTGGGTGGACTATTCAGCCATCGAAAATGATAAAATTCTTTCTGACAAGGGCGCAATGGAGATCACCAGTAATAGTAGCAGCAATGCATCCACAAAAAGTGATGAGGATAAGTATGTTGATGTTTTGTGTAATGAAAAGGAAAAAACATTCTATTTGGCCTTGCCCTTTGCATTAAAAGAACAATTTAAAAAACTGGAGGGAGCCTGGTGGCATCCTAAACTAAAGCAATGGTCGGCAATCGACACAGAAGAAAATCGTGAGCAACTTAGGGCATTATTGCAGGAATCAGGGTTAAAGCTCGAATTTAAAATTGCAGAGGGGAAGAAACGGACACAAGTTAAAACGCCAAAACTTGTAAATCCTGTAATGCCAAATAAAAAATTTATCAGGCACATGCAGCTCGAAAACAAGGCTGCGAGCACCATGAAACAATATGCTTGGTACGTAAAATGGTTTTTAACTGTAAACCGCGGTGCAGAGATCGATAATAATCCTGGCGAAATGGTAAAGCGTTTTTTACACGAAGAAGTGTTGAACAGAGGATACGGAAAAACTTCACAGAATCTGGCATTATCAGCATTACAAAATTATTATCGCATTGTTTACAACATCGATTTACATGCTGAGGCCATTCCACGACCTAAGCAAAAACGGCCATTACCCAAAGTACTATCCGAAGAAGAATTTATCAAAATCTACAAGCAGTGCCACAATCAAAAACATCAAATCGTTTTGAAACTCATGTATGGCTGTGGCCTGCGCAGAAATGAGGTATGTACTTTAAAAACCGAAGATGTGAACATCGACCGGGAGTTGATTTTCGTAAAAGGCAAGGGAGGTAAATACCGACCCATTAATCCCGGCAAAAGATTGATTGAAGACATGAAAGAGTACCAGAAAAATTATTCACCGGGCGAATATCTTATTGAGGGACAAGGCGGGGGAACATATTCCGGAACCAGCATTGCCAAAATTATAGAACGACTATCTGAAAAAGCAGGCCTCAAGCGCAAAGTTACGCCCCACATGTTAAGGCACACTTTTGCCACCCATCACATGGAAAAGGGAACCGAGCTACGTCTGATACAGGAAGCTCTGGGTCACGCCTCCAGCAAAACTACTGAGATTTACACCCGGGTAAGCCGTAATAGTATAAAAAAAATGCGTAATCTTTTGGACGATTTGGAAATTTAA
- a CDS encoding FAD-binding oxidoreductase, with protein sequence MTQLTTKIPTATKAITLQEIRNLTPAAYVLRFDRHQRDFLAGQHVILGIKDENNAREYSVYSGENDPYFEVLVKEVLEGDVSRRLKKLKPGSQLQMDGPLGFFTLKPEEIDTTRFMFIASGTGIAPFRSFVRSYPQLDYTLLHGVRFSNEAYEREQYNPDRYILCTTGDTTGKFHGRVTDYLRHATIDTSTHYYLCGNVKMIHEAFEILAQKGVATENMHAEVYF encoded by the coding sequence ATGACACAACTGACAACCAAAATACCAACAGCCACCAAAGCCATTACCCTTCAGGAAATCAGAAACCTTACGCCCGCCGCCTACGTGCTGCGGTTCGACCGGCATCAGCGAGACTTCCTTGCCGGTCAGCATGTAATTCTTGGCATTAAAGACGAAAACAACGCCCGCGAATATTCCGTTTACAGCGGCGAGAACGACCCATATTTTGAAGTACTCGTCAAGGAGGTCCTGGAAGGTGATGTGAGCCGCCGCCTGAAAAAACTCAAGCCCGGCTCGCAATTGCAGATGGATGGACCTCTCGGTTTTTTTACATTAAAACCCGAAGAAATCGATACAACACGCTTTATGTTTATCGCCAGCGGAACGGGCATTGCACCCTTCCGCAGCTTTGTGCGCAGCTATCCGCAGCTCGACTACACGCTTCTGCATGGCGTTAGATTTAGTAATGAAGCGTACGAACGAGAGCAATACAATCCCGATCGCTATATTCTGTGCACTACAGGCGATACCACGGGAAAATTCCACGGACGTGTGACGGATTACCTGCGCCATGCCACCATCGATACTTCCACACATTATTACCTTTGTGGCAACGTAAAGATGATCCATGAAGCTTTTGAGATTCTTGCGCAAAAAGGTGTGGCTACCGAAAACATGCACGCCGAGGTCTATTTTTAA
- the miaB gene encoding tRNA (N6-isopentenyl adenosine(37)-C2)-methylthiotransferase MiaB yields MKYHLITLGCQMNMSDSERVRTIIETQTGYQWTDNEEEANLVGILACSVRQKAIDKVYSRITRWNKWKSHRNLITFISGCILPADMEKFLKLFDIVFRMSELEKLPEMIRHYGVVTPASLFGDLKRMPSNDSIDEFWRITPHYSSDFEAFVPIQNGCDKFCTFCAVPYTRGREVSRPSDEIIQEVQQLVEQGYKSITLLGQNVNSYGLDKKGEELSFPQLLEAVGKMGAESGREFWVYFTSPHPRDMSDEVVEMVSRYRCLAKQFHLPVQSGDDKVLIHMNRKHTVEKYRQIIHSIHRIIPEATIFTDIITGFSGETEEQHESTRRIMEEFKYNMAYIAQYSPRPGAASSRWADDIEPDIKRRRYHELSSDLRKHALVHNKNMVGKSYRVLVVGHDRKPGFLSALTEGKIVCRFAALDETLIGNFTDIKITSATDFSVEGERVAVAELATGK; encoded by the coding sequence ATGAAATATCATCTGATCACCCTCGGATGCCAAATGAATATGTCGGACAGCGAACGGGTGCGCACCATCATCGAAACGCAAACCGGCTATCAGTGGACCGACAACGAAGAAGAAGCCAATCTGGTGGGAATTTTAGCTTGCTCAGTGCGCCAGAAGGCCATCGACAAGGTGTACTCGCGCATCACACGTTGGAACAAATGGAAGAGCCATCGCAACCTGATCACTTTTATATCTGGGTGTATCCTGCCCGCCGATATGGAGAAATTCCTGAAACTTTTCGACATCGTTTTCAGGATGAGTGAACTGGAAAAATTGCCCGAGATGATTCGTCACTATGGCGTAGTGACGCCCGCCTCCCTTTTTGGCGACCTGAAACGAATGCCTTCCAACGATAGCATCGACGAGTTTTGGCGCATCACGCCACACTATAGCTCCGACTTCGAAGCTTTTGTTCCCATACAAAACGGATGCGATAAGTTTTGCACATTTTGCGCGGTGCCCTACACCCGTGGACGTGAGGTGTCGCGCCCTTCCGACGAGATAATCCAGGAGGTGCAGCAACTGGTGGAGCAGGGTTATAAATCCATTACTTTGCTGGGGCAAAATGTAAATTCGTATGGCTTGGATAAAAAAGGTGAAGAGCTTTCGTTTCCACAACTGCTCGAAGCGGTGGGCAAAATGGGGGCGGAGTCGGGCCGCGAGTTCTGGGTCTATTTCACTTCACCGCATCCGCGCGACATGAGCGACGAAGTGGTGGAGATGGTTTCGCGCTACCGCTGTCTGGCAAAGCAGTTTCACCTTCCGGTACAGAGTGGCGACGACAAAGTGCTCATCCACATGAACCGCAAGCATACCGTTGAAAAATACCGCCAGATCATTCATTCGATCCATCGGATAATTCCCGAAGCCACCATTTTCACCGACATCATCACCGGCTTTTCCGGCGAAACGGAAGAGCAGCATGAAAGCACACGCCGCATCATGGAGGAGTTCAAATACAACATGGCTTACATTGCGCAATATTCGCCCCGGCCGGGTGCGGCAAGCTCCCGTTGGGCCGACGATATCGAGCCAGACATCAAACGCCGTCGCTACCACGAGCTGAGCAGCGATTTGCGAAAGCATGCATTGGTGCACAACAAAAATATGGTCGGGAAAAGTTACCGTGTGCTGGTGGTTGGTCACGACCGCAAACCAGGATTCCTTTCGGCGCTGACCGAAGGAAAAATCGTGTGTCGCTTTGCCGCTCTGGATGAAACACTCATTGGTAACTTCACCGACATTAAAATCACCAGCGCCACCGACTTCTCGGTAGAGGGCGAGCGCGTGGCCGTGGCCGAATTAGCAACAGGGAAATAG
- a CDS encoding nucleotidyltransferase family protein — MKTLQEIKNTLSSHKTRLFSDYPIKSMAIFGSYSQKAQKDSSDLDILVEFSDRIGIRFVDLADDLEKITGLKVDLVSKNGIKEKYLKAINSDLIYV, encoded by the coding sequence ATGAAAACATTGCAAGAAATAAAAAACACTTTGAGTAGCCATAAAACCAGATTGTTTAGTGACTATCCGATAAAATCAATGGCAATTTTCGGTTCATATTCACAAAAAGCACAAAAAGACTCCAGTGATTTGGATATTTTGGTAGAGTTTTCAGACAGGATAGGAATAAGATTTGTTGATTTGGCTGATGATTTAGAAAAAATTACAGGTCTTAAAGTTGATTTAGTTTCTAAAAACGGAATTAAAGAAAAATACTTAAAGGCCATCAATTCAGACTTAATTTATGTCTAA
- a CDS encoding DUF86 domain-containing protein, translating into MSKRDTLLLLDDMFQSAQKIKRYTKDLDFHRFLLDDKTMDAVVRNFEIIGEAANRIDEDFRDKNPEIEWNRIRGFRNRIIHEYFGVDYEIVWEIIESYLDDLIDWLDTIVDNNKVS; encoded by the coding sequence ATGTCTAAACGTGATACCCTCCTGCTATTGGACGATATGTTTCAATCTGCACAAAAAATAAAACGATACACAAAAGACCTTGATTTTCATAGGTTTTTGCTCGATGACAAAACGATGGATGCGGTTGTTCGCAATTTTGAAATAATTGGAGAAGCAGCAAATCGAATTGACGAGGATTTCAGAGATAAAAACCCGGAGATTGAATGGAATAGGATTCGTGGATTTCGTAATAGAATAATTCATGAATATTTTGGGGTAGATTATGAAATAGTTTGGGAAATTATTGAGAGCTATTTAGATGATTTGATTGATTGGTTGGACACGATTGTGGATAACAATAAAGTCTCATGA
- the mtaB gene encoding tRNA (N(6)-L-threonylcarbamoyladenosine(37)-C(2))-methylthiotransferase MtaB produces the protein MKKIAFKTLGCRLNQFETDSLASRFSSNGYQVVDFEDTADVVVVNTCTVTNQSDSKSNQVIRQAAKKHANAMLVVTGCMVNNHREQLEQQQPNVTWFVDNEHKSSIFELIDGHYKGEVVHPDSFDPALFSYEPARETFHTRSWIKIQDGCDNFCTFCIIPHVRGRAISRKPQEIYDNIRQVVEFGYKEIVLTGVNIGRYDSEGLRFEDLVVGILALPGDFRLRIGSIEPDGFGDKLFDLFDHPKLTPHMHLCLQSGSDKILLAMRRMYSVAGFRQIVEKVRARYPLFNFTTDIIVGFPGETEQEFEETTQLIKELNIGHVHTFKYSIRKNTRAERMPDHVSEKEKTHRSELLRQVSEIEKRRFRESLIGKQQRVLIEKVEDGMAQGYGELYVPVRFPAHQAQPNTFVDVQLMSIEDSDDPVMIGQRV, from the coding sequence ATGAAAAAGATAGCATTCAAAACACTTGGCTGCCGCCTCAATCAGTTTGAAACCGATTCGCTGGCTTCACGCTTTAGCAGCAACGGCTATCAGGTGGTCGATTTTGAAGATACCGCGGACGTAGTGGTGGTCAACACCTGCACCGTTACCAACCAAAGCGACAGCAAATCAAACCAGGTGATCAGGCAGGCGGCCAAAAAACACGCAAATGCCATGCTCGTGGTGACGGGCTGCATGGTAAACAACCACCGCGAACAGCTCGAACAGCAGCAACCCAACGTTACCTGGTTTGTGGATAATGAACACAAAAGTTCCATCTTCGAGCTTATCGACGGTCATTACAAAGGCGAAGTGGTGCATCCCGATAGCTTCGATCCGGCGCTATTCAGTTATGAACCGGCGCGCGAAACTTTCCATACACGAAGCTGGATAAAAATTCAGGACGGCTGCGACAACTTCTGCACTTTTTGTATCATCCCACATGTGCGCGGTCGGGCCATCAGCCGTAAGCCGCAGGAAATCTACGACAACATCCGCCAGGTGGTGGAATTTGGGTATAAAGAAATCGTGCTCACCGGCGTCAATATCGGGAGGTATGATTCCGAAGGTTTACGTTTTGAAGATCTTGTGGTTGGGATACTGGCGCTTCCGGGCGATTTCCGCTTGCGCATTGGCTCCATTGAGCCCGACGGCTTTGGCGACAAGTTGTTCGATCTTTTCGATCATCCCAAACTTACGCCTCACATGCACCTATGTCTGCAAAGTGGTTCCGACAAAATTTTGCTTGCCATGCGCCGCATGTATTCCGTTGCAGGCTTTCGCCAAATAGTTGAGAAGGTGCGTGCGCGTTATCCGCTTTTTAATTTTACCACCGACATCATCGTAGGGTTTCCGGGCGAAACGGAGCAGGAGTTTGAGGAGACAACCCAACTAATAAAAGAGCTAAACATTGGTCACGTCCATACTTTTAAATATTCCATACGTAAAAATACCCGCGCCGAGCGGATGCCCGATCATGTGAGTGAAAAAGAAAAAACCCATCGCAGCGAGCTATTGCGGCAAGTTTCTGAAATAGAAAAGCGGCGCTTTCGCGAATCACTCATTGGGAAACAACAACGGGTGTTGATAGAAAAAGTTGAAGATGGAATGGCGCAGGGATATGGCGAACTATACGTTCCGGTGCGGTTTCCCGCGCATCAGGCGCAGCCCAACACTTTCGTGGATGTGCAATTAATGTCTATAGAAGATAGCGACGACCCCGTGATGATTGGGCAGCGGGTTTAG
- a CDS encoding efflux transporter outer membrane subunit yields the protein MKRRIIFGIAILILITQQACFVARDYTRPAMFDEIGFRNDTASMDTLTMATIAWRDFFTDPLLQSYIDEGLQNNLDIRIALTRIDAAEAWLKQGKAGQLPTLNTHLSASHFELSKNGQSRGVGSGNIFELGAGLSWEADIWGKIRSTRRAYQASYLQSQAAHQAVKTRLIAGIATLYYNLLSIDEQMEITRETIENRKRSLQTAIALKNAGNGTEADVKQTEAQLYTAQAILIDLQTLARLYENALSLLLGSPPRPLARNTFDDQIVDTVLLTGVPLQLLGNRPDILAAEYNLINAFELTNVARSNFYPSLTLSASAGLQSLELQNLFSLNSLFATVVGGLTQPLLNGRRIRTQYEVSQAEQEQARLQYLQTFLTATAEVSDALYSFEATTEKIAVKQKEYEAYNDAVRYSEALVNNGLANYLQVLIARERSLASSLTLAENKATRLKYLVQLYEALGGGWK from the coding sequence ATGAAACGACGGATAATTTTTGGAATAGCAATTTTGATATTAATAACGCAGCAGGCTTGTTTTGTGGCACGGGATTATACACGCCCCGCAATGTTCGACGAAATCGGTTTTCGCAACGACACCGCCAGCATGGATACGCTCACGATGGCCACCATTGCCTGGCGCGACTTCTTTACCGATCCGCTCTTACAATCTTACATAGATGAAGGTTTGCAAAACAATCTGGATATACGCATTGCGCTTACGCGAATAGATGCTGCCGAAGCCTGGCTAAAGCAAGGAAAAGCTGGCCAACTGCCCACGCTCAACACACATCTTTCGGCCTCACATTTTGAACTTTCGAAAAATGGACAATCGCGCGGCGTCGGATCGGGAAATATTTTTGAATTAGGCGCAGGACTTTCGTGGGAAGCCGACATCTGGGGCAAGATCCGCAGCACCCGCCGCGCTTATCAGGCGAGTTATCTGCAAAGTCAGGCTGCCCATCAGGCCGTAAAAACCCGCCTTATCGCCGGTATCGCCACTCTTTATTATAATCTGCTCTCCATCGACGAACAGATGGAGATCACCAGGGAAACCATTGAAAACCGGAAAAGAAGCCTTCAGACAGCCATCGCACTTAAAAATGCCGGCAACGGAACAGAAGCCGACGTAAAGCAAACCGAAGCTCAGCTTTACACCGCTCAAGCCATCCTCATCGATCTGCAAACGCTGGCACGTCTTTATGAAAATGCATTGTCACTGCTGCTGGGAAGCCCGCCACGCCCGCTGGCACGCAATACATTCGACGACCAAATTGTAGATACTGTTTTGCTCACGGGTGTGCCGCTGCAACTGCTTGGCAACCGCCCTGATATCCTCGCCGCCGAATATAACCTTATCAATGCTTTTGAGCTTACCAATGTGGCGCGCAGCAATTTCTACCCTTCGCTTACCTTGTCAGCATCAGCAGGGTTGCAAAGTCTGGAACTTCAAAACCTCTTCAGCCTCAACTCGCTATTTGCAACTGTTGTGGGCGGATTGACGCAGCCCCTCCTAAACGGGCGTCGCATACGCACGCAATATGAAGTGTCGCAGGCCGAACAGGAACAGGCGCGACTGCAATATCTGCAAACGTTCCTTACCGCTACCGCCGAGGTGTCGGATGCACTTTATTCGTTTGAAGCAACCACAGAAAAGATAGCGGTAAAGCAGAAGGAATATGAAGCTTATAATGATGCCGTGCGATATTCGGAAGCGCTCGTCAACAATGGCCTGGCCAATTATCTGCAGGTACTCATTGCGCGCGAACGTTCACTGGCCAGCAGCCTTACACTGGCCGAGAACAAAGCCACCCGCCTGAAATATCTGGTGCAGCTTTACGAAGCCCTGGGCGGAGGATGGAAATAG